A DNA window from Hydractinia symbiolongicarpus strain clone_291-10 chromosome 6, HSymV2.1, whole genome shotgun sequence contains the following coding sequences:
- the LOC130646977 gene encoding exostosin-like 3, which yields MTTRPETLKIEFTCCKENMVNQSGFKVLLLILMIFGIVIPLFTLIALQFQNISIKDDALLASHELLYVDIETKKSQVDVLNTHLQELEVIRIKALNDLVQLDQKRVALQREIESSTAEKEKLLKESRSYAKQIQRMKKEAESKREWSRQKVVTNVIHVGIPKSHLYVNQKDDLPHQMRKTKGCCFDSCFDYSQCSILKKFSFYIYESEAEEMFKIMSTFAEYFSNVKDACVTFVSVKITNNMSKINQYLYSLPSWKGSGTNHVLLLNSSESNDKFCSLISKLKRGNSILVTTVHCDEFQENFDILVPAISSWTTLPPLFPTTRKFFLSFYSQELSEKSKFLHKEDLSELQTNKDIFIKTKCDEYARLCLLGWCACGSIKIRGILLQNSMFSIVVADMKSNFLSEIIDCFKNGAVPVIIGSIDNVLFSSVIDWKLATIIIPYQRLPELLYILQTMTISDIIDLKWQGRFLYQTYFSTQTMLLRSVISLIKNRIFLPPTPIKDYTAININNITRVPQGQEILEVAFSSRKFSHNFTYSGKNQHRVWNTYPGAVDMYPVVPWVEAVPSQVQFLEEGKDAYMPIGDGKGGDGVAFSRSLGGDYPIEQFTVLMLTYDREVILMEALQRLSGMKYLNKVIVVWNHPDNPGEDLSWPEIGVKIEVIRTGRNSLNNRFIPYAAIETEAVLSMDDDIYLRHDEIELAFRVWRENRDRLVGFPGRHHAYNESSKSFYYNSEHSCELSLVLTGGAFFHKYYSYIYTLNMDASIRQMVDDYMNCEDIAMNFLVAHITKKPPIKVTSRWTFRCPGCPVALSADANHYKERNNCMAFFEKVYGYNPLKRTQFRADSILFKTRLPSTMTKCFQFV from the exons aaTTTACCTGCTGTAAAGAAAACATGGTGAATCAAAGCGGATTTAAAGTATTACTTTTAATTCTTATGATTTTTGGAATTGTTATACCTTTGTTTACTTTAATTGCACTACAGTTTCAAAACATCTCAATCAAAGACGATGCTCTTTTGGCTTCACATGAACTATTATATGTGGATATTGAAACAAAGAAGTCTCAAGTAGATGTTTTAAACACACACTTGCAAGAACTTGAGGTAATTCGAATTAAAGCTTTGAATGATTTAGTTCAATTAGACCAAAAGAGAGTTGCATTACAAAGAGAAATAGAATCTTCCActgcagaaaaagaaaaattattaaaggAGTCCAGATCATATGCAAAACAGATTCAAAGAATGAAAAAAGAGGCAGAGTCTAAAAGAGAATGGAGTAGACAAAAGGTTGTTACAAATGTTATTCATGTTGGAATTCCCAAAAGTCATTTATATGTGAATCAGAAAGACGATTTGCCACATCAAATGAGAAAAACTAAAGGCTGTTGTTTTGACTCATGTTTTGACTATTCTCAatgttcaattttaaaaaaattctctttttatatatatgaatCAGAAGCCgaagaaatgtttaaaataatgtCAACATTTGCAGAATACTTCTCAAATGTTAAAGATGCATGTGTTACATTTGTTTCAGTAAAAATTACAAACAATATGAGTAAAATTAACCAATATTTATATTCTTTACCATCATGGAAAGGCTCAGGAACTAATCATGTTTTGTTACTTAACTCCTCAGAAAGTAATGATAAATTTTGCAGTCTGATAAGCAAACTAAAGAGAGGGAATTCAATCCTTGTAACAACTGTACATTGTGATGAATTTCAAGAAAATTTCGATATATTAGTGCCAGCAATTTCTTCTTGGACGACTTTACCTCCTTTGTTTCCAACAACAAgaaagttctttttatctttttatagtCAAGAGCTCAgcgaaaaaagtaaatttttacaCAAAGAAGATTTGTCTGAGTTGCAAACAAACAAAGATatatttatcaaaacaaaatgtgATGAATACGCTAGATTATGTTTACTTGGCTGGTGTGCGTGTGGTTCAATAAAAATACGTGGAATTTTGCTACAAAATTCAATGTTCTCTATTGTTGTTGCTGACATGAAAAGTAATTTCTTGTCTGAAATAAtagattgttttaaaaatggtgCAGTTCCTGTTATAATAGGCTCAATTGACAATGTATTGTTTTCCAGTGTTATTGATTGGAAACTAGCCACCATTATTATTCCGTACCAAAGACTTCCAGAGTTATTATATATACTACAAACTATGACTATAAGTGATATCATAGATCTAAAATGGCAGGGGAGATTTTTGTACCAGACTTATTTTTCCACACAAACCATGCTTCTTAGAAGTGTGATATCTTTAATTaaaaacagaatatttttgCCACCGACTCCTATAAAAGACTACACAGCTATTAACATAAACAACATCACTCGTGTACCACAAGGGCAAGAGATTTTAGAAGTTGCATTTTCTTCACGTAAGTTTAGTCATAATTTCACATATTCTGGAAAGAATCAACACAGAGTATGGAACACCTACCCAGGTGCAGTGGATATGTACCCAGTCGTACCATGGGTTGAAGCAGTACCTTCTCAAGTGCAATTCCTTGAGGAAGGGAAGGACGCTTACATGCCTATAGGGGATGGCAAAGGTGGGGATGGAGTTGCATTTTCTCGCTCCTTAGGTGGTGATTATCCTATTGAGCAGTTCACAGTGCTTATGCTGACTTATGATCGTGAAGTCATTCTTATGGAAGCATTACAAAGATTATCAGGaatgaaatatttaaacaaagttaTTGTGGTGTGGAATCACCCAGATAATCCAGGTGAAGACCTCTCATGGCCAGAAATAGGTGTTAAGATTGAG GTGATTCGAACTGGTAGGAACAGTTTAAATAACCGATTCATTCCATATGCTGCCATAGAAACGGAAGCCGTTCTATCCATGGATGACGATATATATCTTCGACATGACGAAATTGAGCTTGCTTTTCG TGTGTGGCGGGAAAACAGAGATAGATTGGTCGGTTTTCCAGGTCGACACCATGCTTACAACGAATCTTCCAAATCTTTCTACTACAATTCAGAACATTCATGTGAACTGTCTTTAGTGCTTACTGGTGGCGCTTTCTTCCACAAG TATTATTCTTACATTTACACATTAAACATGGATGCTTCAATCCGTCAGATGGTTGACGACTACATGAATTGCGAAGATATCGCCATGAATTTTCTCGTGGCTCACATAACTAAGAAACCACCAATCaaa GTGACGTCACGATGGACTTTTCGCTGTCCAGGATGCCCCGTGGCTTTATCAGCAGACGCAAATCA